Proteins found in one Candidatus Polarisedimenticolia bacterium genomic segment:
- a CDS encoding histidine kinase dimerization/phospho-acceptor domain-containing protein: protein MKPHGQVGVRTDKRNRRPKPRPIEPAAGGDPVTAVVRLANAAAHEINNPLTVIIGNLELVARDAETTPFAQARVQAALEAAEGIREVVHCMHHVARLEVVASRPNLPDMLDLWKSSGLRSVPAVASEGLFDLRNEIGGRNP, encoded by the coding sequence ATGAAGCCTCACGGCCAGGTCGGCGTGCGGACGGACAAGCGGAACCGACGCCCGAAGCCCCGGCCTATCGAGCCGGCGGCAGGCGGCGACCCGGTCACCGCGGTGGTGCGGCTCGCCAATGCGGCGGCGCACGAGATCAACAACCCGCTCACGGTGATCATCGGCAACCTCGAGCTCGTTGCGCGGGACGCGGAGACCACGCCGTTCGCCCAGGCCCGAGTGCAGGCGGCGCTCGAGGCCGCGGAGGGGATCCGGGAGGTCGTTCACTGCATGCACCACGTCGCCCGGCTGGAGGTCGTCGCCTCGCGTCCGAACCTCCCCGACATGCTCGACCTCTGGAAGTCGAGCGGCCTGCGGTCGGTCCCGGCGGTGGCCTCCGAGGGCCTTTTCGACCTGCGAAATGAAATTGGGGGACGAAACCCATGA
- a CDS encoding polysaccharide biosynthesis/export family protein: MMIRRLVVAALVTMSVAVGAGAAEEPRNGPEPGRTQEPGDYRIGPEDLLDIAVWNNTAISRAVPVRPDGKISLPLLNDVQAAGLTAMQLRDVLVKRLTDYIPTPEVSVIVREVHSFKVSVLGEVKKAGQYELKSRTTVLDVIALSGGFTEFAARSRIVILRPNGTTVKRVSFNYNKAVAPEAQQEDLFLQPGDVVVVP; encoded by the coding sequence ATGATGATTCGGCGGTTGGTGGTCGCGGCGCTGGTGACGATGTCGGTGGCCGTCGGAGCGGGCGCCGCCGAGGAACCAAGGAACGGGCCGGAGCCGGGGAGGACCCAGGAGCCGGGTGATTACCGGATCGGGCCCGAGGATCTCCTCGACATCGCGGTGTGGAACAACACGGCGATCAGCCGGGCCGTGCCCGTGCGGCCGGATGGCAAGATCTCGCTCCCGCTTCTCAACGATGTCCAGGCGGCGGGTCTCACCGCGATGCAGCTCCGGGATGTGCTGGTGAAGAGGCTGACGGACTACATCCCGACGCCAGAGGTGTCCGTGATCGTCCGGGAAGTGCACAGCTTCAAGGTCTCGGTGCTCGGCGAGGTGAAGAAGGCCGGCCAGTACGAGCTGAAGAGCCGGACCACGGTGCTCGACGTCATCGCCCTCTCCGGCGGGTTCACCGAGTTCGCCGCCCGCTCGCGAATCGTGATCCTTCGCCCGAACGGGACGACCGTCAAGCGGGTCTCGTTCAACTACAACAAAGCGGTCGCCCCGGAGGCGCAGCAGGAGGACTTGTTCCTCCAGCCCGGCGACGTCGTCGTGGTGCCGTGA